In Vitis riparia cultivar Riparia Gloire de Montpellier isolate 1030 chromosome 19, EGFV_Vit.rip_1.0, whole genome shotgun sequence, the following proteins share a genomic window:
- the LOC117908411 gene encoding F-box protein At1g30790-like, protein MDVDGSKLICILNKNWFEIDDIVINILSRLSVKSITLCKSVSKDWYRLINSPPFIKTQLIWSKENPLYIVYPHMYFIPNVYFMEGNGEIIDRIPLPACRNFSSLSMICSFNGLICCINYASPLDMTEVSDLDILICNPAIQEVLVLPNGSPSIEDPSIGVAFGPGINEYKVFRFFYAACELKVKHLECEVYSSMTESWRRIESVEHCPMDSTHVFVNGRVYWFICSEEHPVPGSILSVDRDENFREIRLPDEFSENSFLIDLDGCLSMVVVYDEDEEKMSIWVLKDCNESIWEKKCSDYIPIDAIECVDSVAARKNEIFFITSAHYLVFNMDYKTWTELDIAGTFEENFPVAFAFTESLLPCNRPLGS, encoded by the exons ATGGATGTTGATGGCAGTAAGCTCATCTGTATTCTTAATAAGAATTGGTTTGAAATAGATGATATCGTTatcaatattctttcaaggcTGTCTGTTAAGTCCATTACCTTATGCAAGTCTGTTTCTAAAGATTGGTATAGGTTGATAAACTCCCCTCCTTTCATCAAGACACAGTTAATCTGGTCCAAAGAAAACCCCTTATATATTGTTTACCCTCATATGTATTTCATTCCGAATGTATATTTCATGGAGGGCAATGGGGAAATCATTGACAGGATTCCTCTTCCAGCTTGCAGAAATTTTTCCTCTCTTAGTATGATTTGTTCCTTCAATGGTTTGATCTGTTGCATCAACTATGCCAGTCCTTTAGATATGACTGAGGTTTCTGACTTGGATATCCTGATCTGCAATCCTGCTATTCAAGAAGTCCTAGTACTTCCTAATGGTAGCCCATCCATTGAGGATCCTTCAATTGGAGTTGCTTTTGGCCCTGGAATCAATGAATATAAAGTGTTTCGGTTTTTCTATGCTGCATGTGAATTAAAAGTCAAACATCTAGAGTGTGAGGTTTATTCATCAATGACTGAATCATGGAGAAGAATAGAAAGTGTGGAACACTGTCCCATGGATTCAACCCATGTATTTGTAAATGGAAGAGTGTACTGGTTTATCTGTTCAGAAGAACACCCAGTTCCTGGCTCCATCCTTTCAGTTGACAGGGATGAAAATTTCAGAGAAATTAGGCTTCCGGATGAGTTCTCTGAGAACTCATTCTTGATTGATCTTGACGGTTGCTTATCAATGGTGGTTGTATATGATGAGGATGAGGAAAAAATGAGCATTTGGGTTTTGAAGGATTGTAATGAGTCTATTTGGGAGAAGAAATGCAGTGATTATATTCCCATTGATGCTATTGAATGTGTTGACTCTGTAGCTGCACGAAAAAATGAGAtctttttcataacttcagCCCATTATCTTGTCTTCAACATGGATTACAAGACTTGGACAGAACTTGACATAGCTGGTACGTTTGAAGAGAATTTCCCTGTTGCATTTGCATTCACTGAAAGCCTCCTTCCAT GTAATAGGCCCCTTGGTTCCTAG